In Pseudemcibacter aquimaris, the sequence CGGTGTTGAACAAGATAAACTTCGTGGCAAAAGAGATACAAAAGCAGCACAAGCAGAGTTTATAGCCCATAAAAAGCTCTATGAAGATACGGCAGCGCCAAAGCCAGAAGATCTCAAACCTCAAATTAATGTGCCGGGTGTAGAGGTCTCTAAGAATGATCCTTCATCAAAAATTGGGGAACGCCCTGAAGTCACAAATAAGTTAAGAGATGCACGCGCAACACTTAACGAATTAAAATCTGATAATGAACAGAATGATATCAATCTTTCAAAATCACTAAATAAAGTGGCTGACCGTGCTAAACAAAATCAATCCTTGAACCTGACTATAGAACAAGAAGCACAATATCAAGATCAACAAAACGCAAATCTTGAAACAAAGAAAATAGAGCAATCCTTTAAATCCGATACCATCGGTTTTTAATAACAATTTGACGTATTTAAGTGACACTGTATGATCGCTTTTATGCGAACTATTCTTGCCATTCTTTTTACCTTTATATCCACTTTCAATGTGCTTTTTGCATATGAAAGTGATTTAATTCGCGCATCTTTAAAACCGGAAACGGAGGATAATTTTTCATCCACTGTCACTGAAGTCGTCGATGGCGATACCGTGATGCTTGCAAATGGTACGGAAGTAAGATTGGTTGGATTACAAGCTCCAAAAATCGCATTAGGCCGAAAAAATTTCATTGAATGGCCCCTTGGATATGAATCAAAAGACGCACTCAGCCAAATCGTAATGGGAAAAACGGTTTCTCTTTATTATGGTGGCAGGAAGATGGACCGATACGGGCGTGCGCTCGCGCATCTATTCCTTGAAGATGGCACATGGGTTCAGGGCGAAATGCTAAAAAAGGGCATGGCACGGGTTTATAGTTTTGCTGACAACCGCAGCATCGTAGGCGAAATGTACACCGAAGAATATAAAGCGCGCACTCGTGACATGGGTATATGGGCATTGGATTTTTATAAAATAAAACCACAGGAAAATTCAGGTGACCACACCAATAGTTTTCAAGTGATATCCGGCAGAGTATTAGAAGTCGCCACAGTCAGAAATAATACATACCTGAATTTCGGCGAAGATTACCGCAAAGATTTCACCATTGTCATCCCCAACCGGGTTAAAAAAATGTTCGAAGAAAAAGACATAAATCTGTCCTATTTAAAGGGTAAAAATATATTTGTTCGTGGCTGGCTAAAATATTACAATGGTCCGTCAATCGATCTAACGCATCCCGAACAACTGGTGATACAGTGAAGGAACACATAAATGATATTTGAAAAACAAATAAAAAAAGCATTCACGATTCTTCTGCCTCTAACTCTTGCGGCATGTACCACCGTTAATCCGGCAACAGGTAAACGAGATTTTACCCCCTTTATGTCACCATCAAAGGAAATGTCCATAGGTCAAGAAGCACACCCAGGCATTCTAAAAGATAACGGAGGCACATATAATGACCCGCGTATCACCCAATATGTGAATGACATGGGCCAAAGGCTAGTGGCCAATTCTGAACTGAGCGATTATCCATTTACCTTTACAGTACTTGATACCCCACTTGTTAACGCATTTGCGCTTCCGGGCGGTTATGTTTATGTCACCCGCGGGATTATGGCACTTGTGAATGATGAATCTGAACTGGCGTCCGTCATCGGTCATGAAATTGGTCACGTGACCGCGCGCCATTCTGCCAAAAGATATAACAATCAAATGTTTGCTGGTCTTGGTACCATACTGGTCGGTGCCGCCACAGGAAACAGCGCCCTTGCCAATAGTGTTGGCCAAGGGGCACAAGCTTATCTAATGAGCTATTCCCGTGACCAGGAACATCAATCCGATGAGCTGGGCATTCGATATGCCAGCCGCGCCGGATTTGATCCATATGCAGCATCAAGCATGTTAAACGGCCTAGATAACGAACATAAATTACAACTGACCCTCGCAAACCGCGAAGGGGAAAGCCGCGGTACTGATTTCGGATCAACCCATCCAAACACTCAAGAGCGTGTGGCACGTGCATTCCAAGGTGCCACACAAACAGGTATCCCACAAAACAGCAGAAACCGTAATCAAGAGGTGTATTTCAATATTATCGATGGAATGCGTTTTGGCGATGATCCAAAGCAAGGCATTATTGACGGTAAAGAATTTAAGCATCCATCCATGAAATTTAAATTCACTGTTCCTGATAATTACATACTTCAAAATTCATCACAGGTCGTGATGGCACGCGGAACTGGAACAGCGGAAGGCGCGGTAATCATTTTTGCAGGTGCTAATATGAATGGAAAATCAGTACGTGATCATGCCTCTGAACTTTGGCAAAAATATAAAATTGAAAACGCCATGCAAAGTTTACAAGATTTAGACATTAATGGCATGGCAGCTGCGACCGGCTATACGACAATGTCCATGAATAATCAGAATTATATCGTCCGCCTTATCGCCATTCAGCATAGCGGAAATAATGGGTACCATTTCTTGATGCTGACCCCGCAAAGTAAGTATAATAGCCTTTCAGAAAGCCTGCAGCGTACATCATATACGTTTAATAAATTATCGGATCAGGAAGCAGCCGCCATTAAAGGCCGTAAAATCCGTGTTATTCGTGCGGCAAGTGGTGATAGCATTAATAGCCTTTCGAGTAGAATGGCATTCGACAAATACCAAAAAGAACGCTTTATGGCGATGAACGGCCTTAATGACAATTCGATGATCCGTGCCGGCCAACGTTTAAAACTGGTTGTCTGGGAATAATCAGGCGGCGAGCCGTTTTTTCGACCAGATAAATTCGTTCCCTGGTGCCGGGCTATTCGGTATCAGGTTCGATGCAATCAATGATAAAAACGCAAAACCCGCACCCGCATAAAACACAAGCGATGGATCAGACATCCAAATCACACCAAATGTAATCGGAATAACCACCGACGCAATATGGTCAATGGTAAAGCTAACACTTTGTGTCGCTGCCATGTCTTCGCTATCAGCGATTTTCTGGAAATAAGTTTTAATCCCGATGGCTAGCCCGAAGAACAAATGATCAACCACATATAAAACCGCGGCAATCATGGCGCTTTCCACCACAGCATAACCAACAAAAACACCCACCAAACCAACATATTCAATGGTCAGCGCTTTTCGTTCACCGATCTTTTCAATCATTTTACCAAGAAGCGGTGCAATAACGATATTCGCCGCCTTATTAATCAGGAAAAGCGCGGCAATTTCATCAAGTGTATAGCCAAATTTTTCCACCATCAGATAAGCGGCAAAAACCATAAAAATCTGACGTCTTGCACCCTTTAAGAAGGTAAGCAAGTAATAAACCCAATAACGTTTTTTAAGGAACAGTTTTTTGCGTTGCGGCACAATATTTTCAAACCTTGGAAACATGAACCAAAGATGCAATACCATGGCAATCCCAAGCGTGCCAAAAATGGTGTAAATCCAGATATAATCAAGGCCGATTTGTTTATATAATAGCCACACAGCGGCAAATGCCAATAACCCTGCAAATGAGCTATAACCAATCACCTGCCCCATAAATGATGCCGCCTGATTTTTCGGTAACCACTGTAACGTCAGGCTGCTGTTTATGGTTTCAAAATAATGAAAACCAACCGACATGATAAATGTCGTAATAAGAAGCCCCGCATTACTTGGGAAATATCCCGTGGCCAGTACGCCGACCGATAACACCCCAAGCGCCGTAATCGCAAATGTTTGTTCGCGGATAAAAACAAGAATAAAGACAGCGGTAAAAGCAAGAAAACCTGGAATTTCACGCACGGATTGTAGACTTCCGATATCAAATCCGGAAAAACCGGCCTTTTCAACCGTGAAATTATTCAGCATCACCTGCCATACTGAAAATACGAGTGCCATAATCACGGCCATATAGATCAGCGCGAGTTTGGCTTTCTTTTGATTAACTTCGTCCATTTTACTTTACCCTGTAATTATTAAGGCGGACATTAACAGGTTTAACATAAAAAAGCTTATATTTTTTCCTCGGCCAGTTTCTGTGCAGTTACATAATCTGTTTTACCGGTACCAAGTACAGGAACCTCATCTACCGTTAAAATGGTTTTCGGCGCCATCAATTCTGAATGTCCCGCGGCTTTTACACCGTCACGCACAGAATTTTTATCCGCTTCTTTATTTGTGGTGAGAAGTACAAGCTGTTCACCCTTCTTCGGATCGGGAAGCGATACGACCGCATGGGAATCTTCCGGCCATAGGGTACTAACGATGCCTTCTACGGCAGTAAGTGATACCATTTCACCGGCGATTTTGGCGAACCTCTTCGCGCGTCCTGCGATGGTGATATACCCTTCATCGTCAATTTCAACGATATCACCGGTATCATACCATCCCCCATCCGGTTCTTCGAGAACGCCCGGATTTTCAGCGCGCAAATAACCTTTCATCACATTCGGGCCTTTCACAACCAACTTGCCACCTTTATCAATGCCCGGAACATCTTCAAGTTTATATTCAATGCCCGGCATCAAACGGCCAACGGTGCCGCTTTTTACCTGCATGGCCGTATTGGTTGAAAGAACAGGTGATGTTTCAGTGGCACCATATCCTTCAAGTATGCGGACACCAAATCTGTCTGCCCAAAGGGTACGTGTTTCCGGCTTTAATTTCTCAGCCCCCGCGAATACGTATCTCATGGAATAAAAATCATAAGGATGCGCAAATCTGGCATATCCGCTTAAGAATGTATCCGTGCCAAACATGATGGTCGCGTTGCTGTCGTAAACCAGTTCTGGAACAATTCTGTAATGAAGGGGCGACGGATATAAGAATATCTTTAATCCCGACAGGATCGGCAGCAATAATCCACCCGTAAGACCAAATGAATGGAATATCGGCAATGCGTTAAAGACATTATCGCTTGGTGTAAAATCAACACGGGCGCTAAGTTGATATCTGTTTGACTGGATATTTTTATGGCTTAAAACCACCCCTTTTGGTGTGCCTTCGGAACCGGATGTAAATAATACAACCGCTTCATCATCCGCTTTCGGATTTCCGGCAACGATATTGTGGAATGTGTTTGGTAAGAATTTCGCAACCAACCCAAACAATTTATCACCAATACCGATTTCTTCTTTTACATTTTCCAAATAAACAATATCTGCATATTCTTCGAGTGCCTCAACCGTTTCTTCTAACCCGCCAAGATCAACAAAACGCTTGGCCGTCAAAATGGTTTTAATTTCCGCCGTTTTACAGGCAGAAATCATATTCCCTGTACCGGTTGAAAAGTTAAGCATCGCCGGAACACGTCCATATGCAAGACAAGCAAAGAATGTAACAACAGCCCCAACCGTGTTAGGAAGCATCAAACCAACCTTTTCACCACGCTCGGTCAATGTAGCAATTTTCCTGCCCAACACAAATGCACCCAATATGGTTTTATTATAATTGATCGGTGCACGTTCCACGTCTTCAAGTACAATATTACCGCCACCATGGACTTTCTTCGCATCAATAAGCGCATGGAATAGTGGCCGGTCAACATTACTGGTTTTAAAGATCACATTCGACATCACGTCATATAATTCACGTCCGATCCAATTTCTCCGCGCACGGGCACTTAAGCCTTCCGGCACATCAAATTTAACCGGTTCCTGAATATTCAATTTAATTTTCGGGAACATCCGGCGCTTGATTAAGCCTTTTAACCTTGAAAAGGGGGAACGATCCGCACCATCGATCCTGATCGGCAACATTGGCGCATCCGATAGATATGATATTGTTCCCGGCCCTTCATATACTTTCATAAGTGCCCCCGTCTGGGTAAGCCTTCCTTCCGGGAAAATGACAAGTCGCTTACCTGACTGCACGGCCTTAATCATTGTTTTGGTCGACATTGGATTTGTTGGATCAACCGGCAATAAATTGAAAAATGTAAATGCAGGTCTTACCCACCATTTTTCAGCAACATGTGTATTGATGGCATAGGTAAGTTGATCGGGTAAAAATGCGCCTAATAGTAACGCATCAAGATATGATGTATGATTGGCAATCACCACCGCTTTATCGCCCGCCTTACGGTAATTTTCTAATCCCGTAATTTCCACGCGGTAAAATGTTTTAAGCAGTGTTCTGATGATAGACTGGATTAAATCCTGTGGTAACAACTGACAGATATAAAGGGCAACAAACGCATTTAATATCGCAATTACGAGGAAAATTTCCGGTAACGTGAAATTCATCATGATAAGAACCATTGCACCAACAGCCGAACCCACCATAAAGAGTGAATTTAAAATATTGTTAGCAGCAATGATGCGTGAACGTTCCGCGTCCCCCGCGCCCGTTTGCATAATGGTATAAAGTGGCACGATATAAATACCGCCTGATATGGCGATACCAAACAAATCGCCAACCACGCGCCAATTGGCACTTTCAGATAAGAAATCAACTACCCCGCTTAATTCACCCGCCGCCGCAAAAGTGGGTGTCACCACATTGCCACTTGCAAAATATAAATCCACACTGAATACGGTCATCATAAGTGCCGCAAGCGGTACAAAACGCGCCGTCACCATTCCCTTTACAAGGCGGTTACAAATCATAGAACCAAGGCCGATACCAATGGAAAATGTGCAAAGCAATAATGTCACTACCTGTTCATCGGATGCAAGAACCTCACTGGCGAAAGTTGGAAATTGCGCAAGATATGTTGCACCATAAAACCAGAACCACGAAATACCCATTATCGACAAAAATACAGGACGTTTTGCGCGGGCCTTGCCGATAATATTTATGGTTTCAGCCATAAAATTATAATTGATTTTAAGATCCGGTGACCCACCATATGAAACAGGTATTTTCTGTGCTGACAGGTATCCGGATACGGACACCGCAAGAACCAATACAGTCACAATACCGACGCCGAAATCCGTCATTATGAGTAATCCACCGGCGATGGTGCCAAGCAAAATTGCAAGAAATGTCGCCATTCCAATCAAACCATTACCGCCGATCAATTCTTCTTCGCGTAAATGATCCGGCAAAAT encodes:
- a CDS encoding M48 family metalloprotease gives rise to the protein MIFEKQIKKAFTILLPLTLAACTTVNPATGKRDFTPFMSPSKEMSIGQEAHPGILKDNGGTYNDPRITQYVNDMGQRLVANSELSDYPFTFTVLDTPLVNAFALPGGYVYVTRGIMALVNDESELASVIGHEIGHVTARHSAKRYNNQMFAGLGTILVGAATGNSALANSVGQGAQAYLMSYSRDQEHQSDELGIRYASRAGFDPYAASSMLNGLDNEHKLQLTLANREGESRGTDFGSTHPNTQERVARAFQGATQTGIPQNSRNRNQEVYFNIIDGMRFGDDPKQGIIDGKEFKHPSMKFKFTVPDNYILQNSSQVVMARGTGTAEGAVIIFAGANMNGKSVRDHASELWQKYKIENAMQSLQDLDINGMAAATGYTTMSMNNQNYIVRLIAIQHSGNNGYHFLMLTPQSKYNSLSESLQRTSYTFNKLSDQEAAAIKGRKIRVIRAASGDSINSLSSRMAFDKYQKERFMAMNGLNDNSMIRAGQRLKLVVWE
- a CDS encoding thermonuclease family protein; the protein is MIAFMRTILAILFTFISTFNVLFAYESDLIRASLKPETEDNFSSTVTEVVDGDTVMLANGTEVRLVGLQAPKIALGRKNFIEWPLGYESKDALSQIVMGKTVSLYYGGRKMDRYGRALAHLFLEDGTWVQGEMLKKGMARVYSFADNRSIVGEMYTEEYKARTRDMGIWALDFYKIKPQENSGDHTNSFQVISGRVLEVATVRNNTYLNFGEDYRKDFTIVIPNRVKKMFEEKDINLSYLKGKNIFVRGWLKYYNGPSIDLTHPEQLVIQ
- a CDS encoding MFS transporter; translated protein: MDEVNQKKAKLALIYMAVIMALVFSVWQVMLNNFTVEKAGFSGFDIGSLQSVREIPGFLAFTAVFILVFIREQTFAITALGVLSVGVLATGYFPSNAGLLITTFIMSVGFHYFETINSSLTLQWLPKNQAASFMGQVIGYSSFAGLLAFAAVWLLYKQIGLDYIWIYTIFGTLGIAMVLHLWFMFPRFENIVPQRKKLFLKKRYWVYYLLTFLKGARRQIFMVFAAYLMVEKFGYTLDEIAALFLINKAANIVIAPLLGKMIEKIGERKALTIEYVGLVGVFVGYAVVESAMIAAVLYVVDHLFFGLAIGIKTYFQKIADSEDMAATQSVSFTIDHIASVVIPITFGVIWMSDPSLVFYAGAGFAFLSLIASNLIPNSPAPGNEFIWSKKRLAA
- a CDS encoding acyl-[ACP]--phospholipid O-acyltransferase encodes the protein MQENLIHLFKTKRFLPLFITQFLGAFNDNVFKNALVVLITYDVGIRAGWDPALLVLVAAGIFILPFFLFSAMAGQYADKLERSALVRKIKLVEIILMALGGFGFFISNLYLLMFVLFMMGTQSTFFGPIKYGILPDHLREEELIGGNGLIGMATFLAILLGTIAGGLLIMTDFGVGIVTVLVLAVSVSGYLSAQKIPVSYGGSPDLKINYNFMAETINIIGKARAKRPVFLSIMGISWFWFYGATYLAQFPTFASEVLASDEQVVTLLLCTFSIGIGLGSMICNRLVKGMVTARFVPLAALMMTVFSVDLYFASGNVVTPTFAAAGELSGVVDFLSESANWRVVGDLFGIAISGGIYIVPLYTIMQTGAGDAERSRIIAANNILNSLFMVGSAVGAMVLIMMNFTLPEIFLVIAILNAFVALYICQLLPQDLIQSIIRTLLKTFYRVEITGLENYRKAGDKAVVIANHTSYLDALLLGAFLPDQLTYAINTHVAEKWWVRPAFTFFNLLPVDPTNPMSTKTMIKAVQSGKRLVIFPEGRLTQTGALMKVYEGPGTISYLSDAPMLPIRIDGADRSPFSRLKGLIKRRMFPKIKLNIQEPVKFDVPEGLSARARRNWIGRELYDVMSNVIFKTSNVDRPLFHALIDAKKVHGGGNIVLEDVERAPINYNKTILGAFVLGRKIATLTERGEKVGLMLPNTVGAVVTFFACLAYGRVPAMLNFSTGTGNMISACKTAEIKTILTAKRFVDLGGLEETVEALEEYADIVYLENVKEEIGIGDKLFGLVAKFLPNTFHNIVAGNPKADDEAVVLFTSGSEGTPKGVVLSHKNIQSNRYQLSARVDFTPSDNVFNALPIFHSFGLTGGLLLPILSGLKIFLYPSPLHYRIVPELVYDSNATIMFGTDTFLSGYARFAHPYDFYSMRYVFAGAEKLKPETRTLWADRFGVRILEGYGATETSPVLSTNTAMQVKSGTVGRLMPGIEYKLEDVPGIDKGGKLVVKGPNVMKGYLRAENPGVLEEPDGGWYDTGDIVEIDDEGYITIAGRAKRFAKIAGEMVSLTAVEGIVSTLWPEDSHAVVSLPDPKKGEQLVLLTTNKEADKNSVRDGVKAAGHSELMAPKTILTVDEVPVLGTGKTDYVTAQKLAEEKI